The Desulfobacterales bacterium genome includes a region encoding these proteins:
- a CDS encoding glycosyltransferase family 4 protein has product MSGITKHQKYSKGPPETSKPLNICLLSYRCNPHCGGQGVYLKNLSRALKDLGHHVEVVVGPPKPQLDADIPCYQIPSLDLYNPEHLFRTPSLKELRQPINLIEWLGVSTMGFPEPFIFGLHARRYLRTKRRVYDIIHDNQGLSYGLLTIKDWLPTVATIHHPITIDRKIAIRSAANIWRKIQQWRWYSFCGMQKRVSRKISHIITVSRTARDDIARDFKISTRRFRIVPNGIRTDLFYPIPEIAREKYRLIVTNSADMPLKGLFYLLRALSIVGQTLPVKLTIVGSTHKNGYSQKLIQKLGIGDRVTFTGRITHDHFVRLYARATAAVIPSVYEGFGLPVGEAMACGVPVISTTGGALPEVVGDAGVLVPPANAQALADAILTILQRPQLAQRLSRAGYQRVQRHFTWIKAAQKTVNVYREAIGAHR; this is encoded by the coding sequence ATGAGCGGCATAACCAAACATCAAAAATATTCAAAGGGGCCACCTGAAACATCAAAACCCTTGAACATTTGCCTCCTAAGTTATCGCTGCAATCCCCATTGCGGTGGGCAGGGCGTTTATTTAAAAAATCTGAGCCGCGCCCTGAAGGACCTGGGACATCACGTAGAGGTCGTTGTTGGCCCGCCAAAACCGCAGTTGGATGCAGATATTCCCTGCTATCAGATTCCATCGCTGGACCTTTATAATCCGGAACACTTATTCAGAACGCCGTCACTCAAAGAGCTGCGTCAGCCCATCAATTTAATAGAATGGCTCGGGGTCTCCACCATGGGCTTTCCCGAGCCATTTATATTCGGGTTGCACGCTCGCCGCTACCTGCGCACAAAGCGGCGCGTTTACGATATCATCCATGACAACCAGGGGTTGTCCTATGGCCTGCTGACCATAAAAGACTGGCTGCCCACGGTTGCCACTATTCACCATCCCATCACCATCGATCGTAAAATTGCGATTCGCTCAGCTGCAAATATATGGCGCAAGATACAGCAGTGGCGCTGGTACTCGTTTTGTGGGATGCAAAAACGCGTTTCCAGAAAAATTTCCCATATCATCACCGTATCCAGAACCGCACGCGATGATATCGCCCGTGATTTTAAAATATCAACCAGGCGATTTAGAATCGTACCCAACGGCATCCGCACCGATCTGTTTTACCCCATCCCTGAAATCGCCCGCGAAAAATACAGACTGATTGTCACTAACAGCGCCGATATGCCCCTGAAAGGACTTTTTTACCTGCTGCGGGCACTTTCAATCGTTGGGCAAACGCTGCCGGTCAAACTGACAATTGTCGGGTCAACCCACAAAAACGGATACAGCCAGAAATTAATCCAAAAACTGGGAATTGGAGATCGCGTCACCTTTACGGGTCGGATTACCCACGACCACTTTGTGCGTTTGTACGCAAGAGCAACCGCAGCAGTTATTCCATCCGTCTATGAAGGGTTTGGTTTGCCTGTCGGCGAAGCCATGGCCTGTGGTGTACCGGTCATTAGCACCACTGGTGGCGCTTTGCCGGAAGTCGTCGGAGACGCCGGTGTTTTGGTGCCCCCGGCTAACGCACAAGCGCTCGCCGATGCAATTTTAACTATTCTGCAACGACCGCAACTGGCCCAAAGATTGAGCCGTGCCGGCTATCAAAGGGTTCAGCGACATTTTACTTGGATCAAAGCCGCCCAGAAGACCGTCAACGTATATCGCGAGGCTATTGGTGCTCACCGTTAA
- a CDS encoding class I SAM-dependent methyltransferase produces the protein MLTVNFDRLSIKPGYRILDIGCGSGRHTCAAYRCRNAFAIGADLDAVELGAAKKRLQFHESIGENGGGMWGLTRADVGVLPFEDNFFDLVICSEVLEHVSDDRRAAGEMIRVLKPGHNLAVSVPRFWPESICWALSTAYTSSDNGHIRIYRKKKLIALLENLGVKHWAVHYAHSLHTPYWWLKCLLGPDRTDSTAVNLYHRFLTWDIMKQPKLVAGLDKLLNPLLGKSLVVYFKKS, from the coding sequence GTGCTCACCGTTAATTTTGATAGATTGAGTATCAAGCCGGGTTACCGCATTCTGGATATTGGATGTGGTTCGGGTCGTCATACCTGTGCCGCTTACCGGTGTAGAAATGCGTTTGCCATCGGTGCGGATCTAGACGCAGTCGAACTCGGCGCGGCCAAAAAGCGATTGCAGTTTCACGAAAGCATCGGCGAAAATGGCGGCGGCATGTGGGGTTTAACGCGCGCAGATGTAGGTGTTTTGCCATTTGAAGACAATTTCTTTGACCTCGTGATTTGCTCAGAAGTCCTGGAGCACGTTTCAGACGATCGTCGCGCTGCCGGTGAGATGATTCGAGTGTTAAAACCAGGGCACAATCTGGCAGTCAGCGTCCCGCGTTTCTGGCCGGAAAGCATTTGCTGGGCGCTTTCAACAGCATACACAAGCTCAGACAACGGCCATATCCGCATATATCGCAAAAAAAAGCTCATTGCTTTGCTCGAAAACTTGGGCGTAAAACACTGGGCCGTTCATTATGCCCATAGCCTGCACACCCCCTACTGGTGGTTGAAATGTCTGCTGGGGCCAGATCGCACAGACTCGACCGCCGTAAATCTTTACCATCGTTTTCTGACTTGGGATATCATGAAACAGCCAAAGCTTGTTGCCGGATTGGACAAATTGCTCAATCCGCTATTGGGAAAAAGTCTGGTGGTGTATTTTAAAAAAAGTTGA
- a CDS encoding class I SAM-dependent methyltransferase has product MNIDRELVSATKGFLHEDEGRCLYDTALKASQLGPCLEIGSYCGKSTIYIGMACQKNSSILFSIDHHRGSEEQQPGQAYFDPVLFDPQSGRVDTFCEFRKTLQKANIEDTVVAMVSRSDVAARHWATPLGMVFIDGGHSMETALSDFTAWYPHILPDGYLLVHDIFIDPSDGGQAPRRVFDLALASGQFTAIAMIRTLGVLQRKK; this is encoded by the coding sequence ATGAATATTGACAGAGAACTAGTTTCAGCAACCAAGGGCTTTCTCCACGAAGATGAGGGGCGCTGCCTGTACGATACCGCGCTCAAAGCCAGCCAACTGGGGCCCTGTCTTGAGATTGGCAGCTATTGCGGCAAATCGACGATTTACATCGGTATGGCCTGCCAGAAGAACAGCAGCATCCTCTTTTCCATCGATCATCACCGCGGCTCTGAAGAACAACAGCCGGGTCAGGCCTATTTTGATCCCGTTCTGTTTGATCCCCAATCGGGCAGGGTGGACACATTTTGCGAGTTTCGCAAAACCCTTCAGAAGGCCAATATAGAGGATACGGTGGTGGCAATGGTCAGTCGTTCGGATGTGGCTGCACGGCACTGGGCCACACCGCTGGGAATGGTTTTTATCGACGGAGGACATTCCATGGAAACTGCTCTTAGCGATTTTACCGCCTGGTACCCCCACATCTTACCGGATGGCTATCTGCTGGTGCATGATATTTTCATTGACCCGTCTGATGGGGGGCAGGCACCCCGTCGCGTTTTCGATCTGGCGTTGGCCAGCGGTCAGTTTACTGCCATAGCGATGATCCGAACCCTGGGGGTGTTGCAACGCAAAAAATAA
- a CDS encoding DNA translocase FtsK, whose amino-acid sequence MRKEIIGIFCFFLVIFTLISLLSFSPDDPSIHNAKAAGEIHNLFGRLGAHLAGILIGLVGLGAFWIPLLLLLTSIHFFGDHPMKAKISTLIGGLLLVVTTGSLLALRQDAYLLFGNHFSAGGLIGIPLKSFLTQYTNFTGALIILVLLWIVGFILATGFSLIAFCLRCWEWITAIADRIKTLYLKGKERRERSKKFAQVDRKSKRAKAKKIKIKATSPKPIKPVPAPKQEEFKFMKSGKGFQLPSINFLEDAEFQIGSADSENLRMQSQLLEKKLEDFGVQGRVVEVAPGPVITTFEYEPAPGVKINKIVNLTDDLALAMRATSIRIVAPIPGKAVIGIEVPNTDRQVVKFKDIIASSVFEKSKSKLTLCLGKDIVGNPVVAELEKMPHLLIAGATGTGKSVALNAMICSLLYKSKPGEVKIIMVDPKRIELSSYDGIPHLITPVVTNPKKATNALFWAVREMEHRYELLSEMTARNVKQYNNKIAKASKTADKEAPEPLPYIVIVIDELADLMMLASRDVEVALTRLAQMARAAGIHLILATQRPSVDVLTGIIKANFPTRLTFQVSSRTDSRTIIDTVGAENLLGSGDMLFLPPGTAKLQRIHGAYISENELSQITAFLRGQEKPEYDEEVTEAAAMQPAEADDDEYDERYDDAVALVTKNGQASISMVQRHLRIGYNRAARIIEKMEKEGVVGPSDGAKPREVLVTSYDRKS is encoded by the coding sequence ATGCGCAAAGAAATCATCGGCATCTTTTGCTTCTTTTTAGTTATTTTCACCCTGATCAGTCTGTTATCTTTCAGTCCAGATGATCCGTCGATTCACAATGCCAAAGCCGCGGGTGAAATCCATAACCTATTTGGCAGGCTGGGGGCGCATCTTGCCGGTATTTTGATCGGTCTCGTTGGGCTCGGCGCATTTTGGATTCCGCTACTGTTGTTGTTGACCAGTATTCATTTTTTTGGCGATCATCCAATGAAGGCCAAAATTTCGACGCTCATCGGCGGCCTCCTGCTGGTTGTCACCACCGGCAGCCTGCTGGCCTTGCGTCAAGATGCCTACCTGTTGTTTGGCAACCATTTTTCGGCCGGCGGCCTTATTGGCATTCCGTTAAAATCCTTCCTTACCCAATATACCAATTTTACCGGCGCCTTGATTATTTTAGTTTTGCTGTGGATCGTCGGCTTTATTTTGGCAACCGGTTTTTCGCTGATCGCCTTTTGTCTGCGCTGCTGGGAGTGGATTACGGCTATCGCGGATCGCATAAAGACCCTTTATTTAAAAGGAAAGGAACGCCGGGAGCGGTCAAAGAAATTTGCCCAAGTTGATCGCAAGTCCAAGCGTGCCAAAGCCAAGAAAATAAAAATTAAGGCCACGAGCCCTAAACCCATTAAGCCCGTACCAGCGCCCAAACAGGAGGAATTTAAGTTCATGAAATCCGGCAAGGGCTTCCAGTTGCCATCCATTAATTTTTTAGAAGACGCGGAATTTCAAATTGGTTCAGCCGATAGTGAAAATTTACGGATGCAGTCGCAACTGCTTGAAAAAAAATTGGAAGATTTCGGTGTTCAGGGAAGAGTGGTTGAGGTCGCCCCCGGGCCGGTAATTACCACCTTTGAGTATGAACCGGCCCCCGGTGTCAAGATCAATAAAATTGTCAACCTGACGGATGATTTAGCGCTGGCCATGCGAGCAACCAGTATTCGCATCGTGGCGCCGATTCCGGGCAAGGCGGTCATTGGGATCGAGGTTCCCAATACCGATCGCCAGGTGGTTAAGTTCAAAGACATTATCGCGTCCAGTGTTTTTGAAAAGTCCAAATCTAAACTGACCCTTTGTCTGGGAAAGGATATTGTCGGCAACCCCGTCGTTGCGGAATTGGAAAAAATGCCCCATCTGCTGATCGCCGGCGCCACCGGCACCGGTAAAAGTGTGGCCTTAAATGCGATGATTTGCAGCCTGCTATACAAGTCCAAGCCCGGTGAAGTTAAAATCATCATGGTCGACCCCAAACGCATTGAATTGTCCAGTTACGATGGCATTCCCCATTTGATCACACCGGTGGTGACCAATCCAAAAAAAGCCACCAATGCGCTTTTCTGGGCGGTGCGCGAAATGGAGCACCGCTACGAGCTGCTGTCGGAGATGACCGCCCGTAACGTCAAGCAGTATAACAACAAGATAGCCAAAGCCTCAAAAACGGCTGACAAAGAGGCACCGGAACCGCTGCCCTATATTGTTATTGTCATAGATGAACTTGCCGACCTGATGATGCTTGCTTCACGGGATGTCGAAGTGGCGCTGACACGACTGGCCCAGATGGCACGTGCCGCCGGCATTCATCTCATTTTGGCCACCCAACGACCCTCTGTCGATGTCTTAACCGGCATCATCAAAGCCAATTTCCCGACCCGTCTGACATTTCAAGTATCTTCTCGAACCGATTCGCGAACGATCATCGATACCGTCGGTGCCGAAAATTTACTGGGTAGCGGGGATATGTTGTTTTTGCCCCCGGGCACGGCAAAATTGCAGCGTATTCATGGTGCCTATATTTCTGAAAACGAGTTAAGTCAAATCACCGCTTTTTTAAGAGGTCAGGAAAAACCGGAGTACGATGAAGAGGTAACTGAGGCCGCCGCCATGCAGCCCGCTGAAGCTGACGATGATGAATATGATGAGCGCTATGATGATGCAGTGGCGCTGGTCACCAAGAACGGACAGGCTTCTATCTCCATGGTTCAGCGCCATTTGCGAATCGGCTACAATCGTGCCGCACGCATTATCGAAAAGATGGAAAAAGAGGGTGTCGTCGGCCCTTCAGACGGCGCCAAACCCAGAGAGGTTCTGGTCACCAGTTATGACCGGAAATCTTAG
- a CDS encoding ribonuclease J: protein MLKIIPLGGLGEIGLNMMVFEYGDTLFVVDAGLMFPEDYMLGVDFVIPDIEYLRQNESRLAGIVLTHAHEDHIGALPYLLKEVRAPVFGTPFTLGLVRKKMEEYELGGPMDMHSILPDETLKLGPFTLDFIRVGHSVLDGVGISIQTPLGRIIHTGDFKIGYGSTDGMATDVNKFAKLGEEGVLALLSDSTNVEREGYPITDKEICGALLRIITESSGRVIVALFASNIARIQVILDIAKANGKRIIFDGKSIEASVHIATELGYLDTGAYDVISIDELAEYNDEELIIVTTGTQGEPMSALARMSAGTHKHITIKTGDTVVLSSKFIPGNEKAIAKIINNLYRKGADVIYEKISDIHVSGHAFREELKLMIKLTQPRYFIPIHGEYRHLILHSRLAEGVGIPKENILLTENGQIVEFDKTGGRLNGRVTTGRVLIDGKGIGDVGRSVLKERRVLSEDGMVAVTMAFDEDTGVVVYGPEFISKGFVFETESGHLLEDAQCVVLEIVEEVTPEIKNRVDIIRSKIKTALRQYFFFTIGRRPVILPFIMEV from the coding sequence ATGTTAAAAATTATTCCGCTCGGCGGTCTCGGTGAAATTGGCCTGAATATGATGGTATTTGAATACGGGGACACGCTTTTTGTGGTCGACGCAGGATTGATGTTTCCCGAAGATTATATGCTGGGCGTGGATTTTGTCATTCCGGATATTGAATATCTGCGGCAGAACGAATCCCGTTTAGCGGGCATCGTCCTAACCCATGCTCACGAGGATCACATCGGCGCTCTACCCTATCTGCTAAAGGAGGTCAGGGCCCCGGTATTCGGAACACCGTTTACGTTAGGTTTGGTTCGCAAAAAAATGGAAGAATATGAGCTCGGTGGTCCAATGGACATGCATTCCATATTACCGGATGAAACCCTAAAATTGGGACCGTTTACCTTGGACTTTATACGTGTGGGCCATAGCGTTTTGGACGGCGTGGGCATATCCATTCAGACACCTTTAGGCCGCATCATCCACACCGGTGATTTTAAAATTGGTTATGGTTCTACGGATGGGATGGCCACGGACGTTAACAAATTCGCCAAACTCGGGGAAGAGGGGGTATTGGCCCTGTTGTCCGATTCCACCAATGTGGAACGGGAAGGATATCCCATAACCGATAAGGAAATATGCGGGGCCTTACTGCGGATTATTACCGAAAGCAGTGGGCGTGTGATCGTGGCCTTGTTTGCCTCCAACATTGCCCGTATTCAAGTCATTTTGGATATCGCCAAAGCAAACGGGAAAAGAATCATCTTTGATGGCAAGAGTATTGAAGCCAGTGTTCATATTGCCACCGAGCTAGGCTATCTGGACACGGGCGCTTACGATGTCATCTCAATCGATGAGCTTGCCGAATATAATGATGAGGAGCTGATCATCGTTACCACCGGGACCCAGGGAGAACCTATGTCTGCGTTGGCCCGAATGTCAGCCGGCACCCATAAGCACATCACCATAAAAACGGGGGATACGGTTGTGTTATCCTCTAAATTCATTCCCGGCAATGAAAAGGCCATCGCCAAGATTATCAACAATCTCTATCGCAAAGGCGCTGATGTTATATACGAGAAAATATCTGATATTCATGTTTCCGGGCACGCATTTCGCGAAGAACTTAAACTGATGATCAAATTAACCCAGCCCCGGTATTTTATACCGATTCATGGAGAGTACCGGCACTTGATTTTACATTCGCGGTTGGCCGAGGGCGTCGGCATACCCAAAGAAAATATCTTGTTGACGGAAAATGGTCAAATTGTAGAATTTGACAAAACCGGTGGCCGCCTGAACGGACGGGTCACAACGGGCCGGGTGCTCATCGATGGCAAGGGCATTGGCGATGTCGGCCGCAGCGTATTAAAAGAGCGCCGCGTGTTGTCAGAAGACGGCATGGTGGCGGTCACCATGGCATTTGACGAAGACACGGGTGTTGTGGTTTATGGCCCGGAGTTTATTTCAAAAGGATTTGTGTTTGAAACCGAAAGCGGCCACCTGCTGGAAGATGCCCAGTGTGTTGTTTTGGAGATCGTCGAAGAGGTGACACCGGAGATAAAAAATCGGGTGGATATCATCCGATCAAAGATTAAAACCGCGTTACGGCAATATTTTTTCTTTACCATCGGCCGCCGGCCAGTTATACTTCCGTTTATTATGGAAGTGTAA
- a CDS encoding lysophospholipid acyltransferase family protein, which produces MIRTIYITVWVVLATFVLGTMVIVLSFFVKSGNPLHKIARYWGRSILVVSRIKVTVEGLADIDAQRPYIYMPNHQSNFDIPVLLGHLTVQFRWLAKMELFKVPIFGHAMRKAGYISIDRNDRESAIRSLQAAAEKIKNGISVLIFPEGTRSRDAQIQPFKKGGFVMAIDSGVPIVPVVISGARAIMTKGKFRVNPGQIRLRVHKPIDTSTYTHDTKEALMARVRRVICDNLENSEMDRKAC; this is translated from the coding sequence ATGATACGCACAATTTACATCACGGTCTGGGTTGTTTTGGCAACTTTTGTGCTGGGCACAATGGTCATCGTGCTTTCTTTTTTTGTCAAAAGCGGCAATCCTCTGCACAAAATTGCCCGTTATTGGGGGCGCTCCATCCTGGTGGTCAGCCGTATCAAGGTCACGGTCGAAGGACTTGCGGATATCGATGCGCAACGTCCTTATATTTATATGCCCAATCATCAGAGCAACTTTGACATACCGGTTCTGCTCGGCCATCTTACGGTTCAGTTTCGATGGTTGGCCAAGATGGAGTTGTTTAAGGTGCCGATCTTTGGTCACGCCATGCGCAAGGCAGGCTATATCAGTATTGACCGCAACGATCGAGAGTCAGCCATTAGAAGTCTGCAGGCGGCAGCTGAAAAAATAAAAAATGGTATATCGGTGCTGATTTTTCCGGAAGGGACGCGTAGCCGGGACGCTCAGATCCAACCTTTTAAGAAAGGCGGTTTTGTGATGGCCATTGATTCCGGTGTGCCGATTGTTCCGGTGGTCATCAGCGGCGCACGTGCGATCATGACCAAAGGCAAGTTTCGTGTTAACCCGGGTCAGATTCGGTTGCGAGTCCATAAGCCGATCGACACCTCAACCTATACCCACGATACCAAAGAAGCGCTGATGGCGCGTGTTCGTCGCGTCATTTGCGACAATCTTGAAAACAGTGAAATGGATCGGAAGGCATGTTAA
- a CDS encoding 4Fe-4S binding protein — translation MAFNVVVDQEKCTGCEECVDVCPVEVFELEDGKSQPVNADECLGCESCVEVCEEAAITVEEI, via the coding sequence ATGGCTTTTAATGTTGTCGTTGATCAAGAAAAATGCACAGGCTGCGAAGAATGCGTTGATGTTTGTCCGGTTGAAGTTTTTGAACTGGAAGATGGGAAATCCCAACCCGTGAATGCGGATGAATGCCTGGGCTGCGAAAGCTGTGTCGAGGTCTGTGAAGAGGCTGCGATTACGGTAGAAGAGATTTAA
- a CDS encoding cysteine synthase, with amino-acid sequence MGNSILDAIGNTPLVKIQKLNPNPTITMLAKLEYFNPGGSIKDRAALWMIEAAERSGELTPKKIVIEPTSGNTGIGLALVCTVKGYRLLLVMSDAVSIERQKILKARGADILLTPGHLGTDGAIDEAYRLARENPDTYFLPDQFNNEANWLAHYHGTAEEIWRQTNGQVTTLVATLGTTGTLMGVSKKLKTYDPTIQIIGVEPYLGHKIQGLKNMKEAYCPEIFDKKRLDQKINIEDETAYEMARRLAREEGIFVGMSSGAAMAGACKVAEQMTAGTLVVIFPDNGERYLSTSLFAVHDEISLKLFNTINRKKEVFEPQVPGKVSVYSCGPTAHARAHLGEMRRIVFADLLCRYLEHRGYAVHHLTDINDLDDKAISGSEKQGVALDEFTEENIAKFKKDLTVLGVTPANVYAQASQHVDDMVALGEKLVQKGIAYEKLRSLYFDISRLEEYGRLSGIDINKIKVGATVDLEDYEKLNPRDFTLFKRSKLSELKRGIFVKTQWGNARPSWHIKSAAISMKYLGEHFDIHTSSRELVFPHHENENAIAAAITGKPLARFFVHCNRVLMDGKKLDEQAAGLTVADLVNMGYSGRVIRFWLLSSHYRKPIPFSKERLANAGRALDRLDRCISSLRCVKHGDGYADIEQLLYDLKNGFTSAMDDDLNISAALAAVFTIVKKVNTLILNKQLNSTDATKIVDGFRSIDAVLKVCRFFDAYADPDIQGLFTKREKARAAGKWDLADKIREELKSRGIPVQDQS; translated from the coding sequence ATGGGCAATTCTATACTGGACGCCATCGGCAACACGCCCCTGGTTAAAATCCAAAAACTAAATCCGAACCCCACCATAACGATGCTGGCCAAGCTGGAATATTTTAATCCCGGCGGCTCTATTAAAGATCGTGCCGCCCTTTGGATGATCGAGGCTGCCGAACGCTCAGGGGAGCTCACTCCTAAAAAAATTGTCATTGAGCCTACCAGCGGCAATACCGGTATCGGCTTGGCCCTGGTTTGTACGGTCAAGGGATACCGGTTGCTGCTGGTCATGTCAGATGCCGTCAGCATTGAACGCCAGAAGATACTAAAGGCCCGGGGCGCCGACATTCTTTTAACCCCCGGCCATTTGGGCACCGATGGCGCTATTGACGAGGCCTATCGACTGGCCCGTGAAAATCCAGACACCTATTTTCTGCCCGACCAATTCAATAATGAAGCCAACTGGCTGGCGCACTACCACGGAACGGCGGAGGAAATCTGGCGTCAGACCAACGGCCAGGTGACCACTTTGGTCGCCACTTTGGGAACGACCGGAACCTTAATGGGCGTTTCAAAAAAATTGAAGACTTATGATCCGACCATACAAATCATCGGTGTCGAACCGTATTTGGGCCATAAAATTCAGGGATTAAAGAACATGAAGGAAGCCTACTGCCCTGAAATTTTTGACAAGAAACGTCTGGATCAAAAAATCAACATCGAAGATGAAACCGCTTACGAAATGGCCAGACGGTTGGCCAGAGAAGAAGGCATCTTTGTCGGAATGAGCAGCGGTGCTGCTATGGCCGGCGCCTGCAAAGTCGCGGAACAAATGACCGCAGGCACACTGGTTGTCATTTTTCCGGACAACGGTGAGCGCTATTTAAGCACTTCACTGTTTGCCGTTCATGATGAAATTTCCCTGAAATTGTTTAATACGATCAACCGCAAAAAAGAAGTGTTTGAACCTCAGGTCCCGGGAAAGGTTTCGGTTTACTCCTGCGGTCCGACGGCCCATGCCCGCGCTCATCTCGGAGAAATGCGCCGGATTGTATTTGCCGATTTGTTATGCCGCTATCTGGAGCACCGCGGCTATGCGGTCCATCATTTGACCGATATCAACGATCTCGATGATAAAGCCATCAGCGGGTCCGAAAAACAGGGTGTTGCGCTAGACGAATTTACGGAAGAAAACATTGCCAAATTCAAGAAGGACCTAACCGTTTTAGGGGTTACCCCTGCCAATGTTTACGCCCAGGCCAGTCAGCATGTTGATGACATGGTGGCTTTGGGGGAGAAATTGGTGCAAAAGGGCATTGCCTATGAAAAACTGCGCTCCCTCTATTTTGACATCTCCAGGCTCGAGGAATACGGCCGGCTTTCAGGGATCGATATCAATAAAATCAAAGTTGGGGCCACGGTTGATTTGGAAGACTATGAAAAGCTAAACCCACGTGATTTTACCCTTTTTAAGCGGTCTAAACTATCAGAGCTAAAACGGGGCATCTTTGTCAAAACGCAATGGGGAAATGCAAGACCCTCCTGGCATATTAAATCAGCGGCCATTTCCATGAAATATTTAGGGGAGCATTTTGACATCCATACCAGCAGCCGGGAGTTGGTCTTTCCTCACCACGAAAATGAGAATGCGATCGCTGCTGCTATAACCGGTAAGCCGCTGGCCAGGTTTTTTGTCCATTGTAACCGCGTGCTCATGGATGGTAAGAAACTAGATGAGCAAGCGGCCGGCTTAACGGTCGCAGATCTGGTCAATATGGGCTATTCCGGTCGGGTCATTCGTTTTTGGTTATTATCCAGCCATTATCGCAAACCCATACCCTTTTCAAAAGAACGCTTGGCAAATGCCGGCCGTGCGCTTGATCGTCTGGATCGCTGCATTTCCAGTCTGCGTTGTGTTAAGCACGGGGATGGTTATGCGGATATTGAACAGTTGCTTTATGACCTGAAAAACGGTTTTACGAGTGCAATGGACGATGATTTAAATATATCTGCAGCCCTGGCTGCAGTTTTTACGATTGTTAAAAAAGTGAATACCCTCATCCTTAATAAACAACTGAATTCAACCGACGCCACTAAAATCGTGGATGGTTTTCGCAGCATTGACGCTGTATTGAAGGTATGTCGTTTCTTTGATGCCTATGCTGATCCAGATATACAAGGCCTGTTTACAAAAAGAGAAAAGGCCCGCGCAGCGGGGAAATGGGACCTGGCAGATAAAATCAGAGAAGAGCTCAAATCACGCGGCATACCGGTTCAGGATCAGAGTTAA
- the tmk gene encoding dTMP kinase — protein sequence MFITLEGIEGSGKTTQIDRLARFIAERGFECVTTRQPGGTVIGEHIRSILLNPENHTLSPMTELLLYLADRAQHINEMIEPILAADKTLICDRYFDATVVYQGFARGLSVELLLDLHRMLFDNLKPDITFLLDLSPQQGLERAWQQLNSGQRKGHESRFENEALAFHEKVRNGYLELAQREPQRFHLIDAAQSPDRVFADISKILAPLIK from the coding sequence ATGTTTATCACATTAGAAGGTATCGAAGGTTCGGGCAAAACAACACAGATCGACCGTTTGGCCCGTTTTATTGCCGAAAGGGGATTCGAGTGCGTGACAACCCGCCAACCGGGGGGGACGGTTATTGGTGAACATATACGCTCAATCTTACTGAACCCTGAGAATCATACCTTGTCACCGATGACCGAATTATTGCTGTATTTAGCGGATCGCGCTCAGCATATAAATGAAATGATCGAACCCATTTTGGCGGCAGACAAAACCCTCATTTGCGACCGTTATTTTGATGCGACGGTGGTCTATCAGGGATTTGCCAGAGGACTCAGCGTTGAGCTATTGCTGGATTTACACCGCATGTTGTTTGATAATTTAAAACCGGATATCACCTTTTTGCTGGATCTTTCGCCGCAACAGGGTTTGGAGCGCGCCTGGCAGCAATTAAACAGCGGCCAGCGGAAGGGGCATGAAAGCCGTTTTGAAAATGAGGCCTTGGCCTTTCATGAAAAAGTTCGCAACGGTTACCTCGAGCTGGCACAGCGTGAACCGCAGCGGTTTCACCTTATCGATGCTGCCCAGAGCCCGGATCGGGTCTTTGCTGACATTAGCAAGATATTAGCACCTTTAATCAAATGA